The Fragaria vesca subsp. vesca linkage group LG2, FraVesHawaii_1.0, whole genome shotgun sequence genome includes a window with the following:
- the LOC101298968 gene encoding basic form of pathogenesis-related protein 1-like, which yields MGFNKFFFGLCILAVIFGSHVSEARTKGHHSHRDHSHRDRSHQDPPHREPIDKHNKVPPQVPTPIPPRQEPTPQNKVPPKVPSSLNPNQDFLDEHNKARAEVDVGPMKWNDTLAAYAQDYANKKIETCEMVHSEGPYGECLAEGYGDMTGAEATKFWVTEKENYDYASNTCTKDECGHYTQVVWRNSTDLGCAKAHCKNGWVFVICSYYPPGNYVDEKPY from the coding sequence ATGGGATTTAACAAGTTCTTTTTCGGCTTATGCATCTTAGCAGTTATCTTTGGTTCTCACGTCTCAGAAGCTAGAACAAAAGGTCACCATTCTCACCGTGACCATTCTCACCGTGACCGCTCCCACCAAGACCCTCCTCACCGAGAGCCGATTGATAAACACAACAAAGTTCCACCACAGGTACCAACTCCTATTCCTCCTCGCCAAGAGCCGACTCCACAAAACAAAGTTCCACCGAAGGTACCATCTTCTCTAAACCCAAACCAAGACTTCCTTGATGAACACAACAAAGCTCGAGCGGAGGTCGATGTTGGTCCAATGAAATGGAATGACACACTAGCGGCCTACGCACAAGACTATGCCAATAAGAAAATTGAGACCTGCGAAATGGTGCATTCTGAGGGACCATATGGCGAGTGCTTAGCTGAAGGTTATGGTGATATGACAGGTGCAGAAGCTACAAAATTTTGGGTGACTGAGAAGGAGAACTATGACTATGCCTCTAATACTTGTACCAAGGACGAATGTGGCCATTACACTCAGGTAGTTTGGAGAAACTCTACTGATCTTGGTTGTGCTAAGGCCCATTGTAAAAATGGGTGGGTGTTTGTGATTTGTAGTTATTATCCTCCTGGCAACTATGTCGATGAAAAACCTTATTAG